One window of the Streptomyces sp. NBC_00654 genome contains the following:
- a CDS encoding DUF5946 family protein, with protein MSVPALPQRDAPPPRFSVTIEDVAVDGTFPAEEFTERVRAWAAAAVDAWSRRT; from the coding sequence ATGTCGGTGCCAGCACTGCCGCAACGGGACGCGCCGCCGCCCCGTTTCTCAGTGACGATCGAAGATGTCGCTGTCGACGGGACGTTCCCCGCCGAAGAGTTCACGGAACGCGTCAGGGCCTGGGCCGCCGCCGCGGTCGACGCGTGGAGCCGCAGAACGTGA
- a CDS encoding MFS transporter, with protein sequence MGTTVEWYDFFVYSTASSLVFPELFFPDVQQSTGLLASFATFWVGFLGRPIGAVLFGHFGDRLGRKRSLLTTLGLMGAATAGIGLLPRYEEAGVIAPVLLCVLRLIQGVAVGGEWGGAVLLAGEHAPQGRRVILTAMVQQGTPLASILTSAVYLPFSQLGDGEFLTWGWRVPFLLSIPLMAVGLAIRLAVPESPEFERLSAQGKVASAPVRDAVQRHFPRIAVCVGACAVPVAGTYLAGTFVLSWATAHIGFPREKVLSVVLLAAVARFLVQPLAAIAAQRLGAARICALGLALYLLAVPLTVLSLGSGSLVQITLGVCALESASAIVYAVIAALLTDAFPVRVRYTAISLAQQLAGVVFGGTAPVLAQTLVTAGHGSLWPVAVYQALLAVLSACCLLALTSARRNATASAHTVGK encoded by the coding sequence ATGGGAACCACGGTCGAGTGGTACGACTTCTTCGTCTACTCCACCGCATCCAGCCTGGTCTTCCCAGAGTTGTTCTTTCCCGACGTGCAGCAATCCACCGGTCTGCTCGCATCGTTCGCCACCTTCTGGGTTGGCTTTCTGGGGCGCCCGATCGGCGCTGTTCTATTCGGTCACTTCGGGGACCGGCTCGGACGAAAACGCAGTCTGCTCACGACACTTGGGCTGATGGGAGCAGCTACCGCAGGCATCGGACTACTGCCTCGTTACGAGGAGGCGGGAGTCATCGCTCCCGTGCTGCTGTGCGTCCTGCGGCTCATTCAAGGAGTCGCAGTGGGTGGCGAGTGGGGCGGCGCGGTACTGCTGGCCGGCGAACACGCGCCACAGGGGCGTCGGGTCATCCTGACGGCCATGGTGCAACAGGGCACACCGCTGGCCTCCATCCTGACCAGCGCCGTCTACCTTCCGTTCTCGCAGCTGGGCGACGGCGAGTTCCTGACCTGGGGCTGGCGGGTGCCTTTCCTGCTCTCCATCCCCCTCATGGCCGTCGGCCTGGCCATACGACTGGCGGTGCCCGAATCCCCGGAGTTCGAGCGACTGTCGGCGCAGGGCAAGGTGGCCTCTGCCCCAGTGCGCGACGCCGTGCAACGCCACTTCCCGAGGATTGCGGTGTGCGTCGGTGCCTGCGCCGTCCCAGTTGCCGGGACGTATCTAGCCGGCACCTTCGTGCTGTCCTGGGCGACCGCGCACATCGGCTTTCCCCGGGAGAAGGTGCTGAGCGTGGTGCTACTCGCGGCGGTCGCCCGGTTCCTGGTCCAACCCCTGGCTGCGATAGCCGCCCAACGCTTGGGGGCCGCACGCATCTGCGCCCTTGGCCTGGCTCTGTACCTGCTCGCCGTTCCCCTCACTGTCCTTTCTTTAGGCAGTGGTTCGCTGGTCCAGATCACGCTGGGGGTGTGCGCGTTGGAGTCCGCCAGCGCCATCGTCTACGCGGTGATCGCCGCCCTGCTCACCGATGCCTTCCCAGTCCGGGTTCGCTACACCGCGATCTCCTTGGCCCAACAGCTGGCCGGTGTGGTGTTCGGGGGTACGGCTCCGGTCCTGGCCCAAACCCTGGTCACGGCAGGACATGGCTCACTATGGCCGGTGGCCGTCTACCAGGCGCTCCTGGCCGTCCTGTCAGCCTGCTGCCTACTGGCTCTGACATCCGCCCGCCGCAATGCCACGGCATCTGCGCACACCGTCGGGAAGTGA
- a CDS encoding MAB_1171c family putative transporter: protein MSAGPSAVLSWFNYFCVSCLWLALALRGSTALRTPEQRGLWLAVATATVAITLTLPAATQLALQATVEGHSIVLARNLIGVLSSGAVLYFVSATVGGRSLLRVCSVTILAMVSLLITDALAPPHQGHTATGHGAPDPSTAYWLILVMVHLIADFSCTSLCRQYSRRTSDPVLKASLGMFGIGTALSFLYWLCQLISLLFHSERLMPYLPYVMGFHGLLRAIALLAPTLWAVRGAVTEICTIWRLWPLWHDLVQATPDVAFLKPRHRLLEIMWPQATWQLLAYRKIIETRDAILVLNDYVAEGAWARARRHVARMDVAHSKVDATVLACVMAGARNAKLADMPQEQSADSLVNFDKGDLDSEKSFLLDMARAYVSPPTRKFVIHADTSTRK, encoded by the coding sequence ATGAGCGCTGGACCCTCCGCTGTGCTGAGCTGGTTCAACTACTTCTGCGTGAGTTGCCTCTGGCTGGCTCTGGCACTACGTGGCTCTACCGCTCTACGGACCCCTGAGCAGCGCGGGCTGTGGTTGGCCGTGGCCACCGCTACGGTTGCCATCACTCTCACGCTCCCCGCCGCGACCCAACTCGCACTCCAGGCCACTGTAGAGGGACATTCCATTGTCCTGGCGCGGAACCTGATCGGAGTGCTTTCGTCGGGGGCAGTGCTGTACTTCGTCTCAGCCACCGTCGGCGGCCGATCACTTCTGCGCGTGTGCTCTGTGACGATCCTGGCCATGGTGTCCCTGCTCATCACGGATGCCTTGGCTCCACCGCACCAGGGACACACCGCCACGGGTCACGGTGCACCGGACCCTTCCACCGCCTATTGGCTCATCCTGGTCATGGTCCATCTGATCGCGGACTTCTCCTGTACCTCCCTGTGCCGCCAGTACAGCAGGCGCACGTCGGACCCCGTCCTGAAAGCAAGCTTAGGGATGTTCGGAATCGGCACAGCGCTCTCTTTCCTGTACTGGCTCTGCCAGCTCATCAGCCTGCTGTTCCACTCCGAACGGCTGATGCCATACCTCCCGTATGTCATGGGCTTTCACGGGCTGTTACGGGCGATCGCTCTATTGGCACCCACACTGTGGGCTGTGCGGGGCGCCGTCACGGAGATCTGCACCATCTGGCGCCTGTGGCCGCTGTGGCACGACTTGGTACAGGCCACGCCAGACGTCGCGTTCCTCAAACCTCGCCACCGCCTGCTCGAGATCATGTGGCCGCAGGCAACTTGGCAGCTGCTGGCCTACCGCAAGATCATCGAGACTCGCGATGCCATCCTCGTCCTCAACGACTATGTGGCCGAAGGTGCGTGGGCTCGCGCGCGCCGGCATGTCGCGCGTATGGATGTCGCTCACTCCAAAGTCGATGCGACGGTACTCGCGTGCGTGATGGCGGGGGCACGCAACGCCAAGCTCGCAGACATGCCCCAAGAGCAGTCCGCCGACAGTCTCGTCAACTTCGACAAAGGCGACCTCGACAGCGAGAAGTCCTTCCTCCTCGACATGGCGCGAGCTTACGTCTCGCCTCCCACCCGGAAGTTCGTGATCCATGCGGATACGTCCACCAGGAAGTAG
- a CDS encoding SDR family NAD(P)-dependent oxidoreductase produces the protein MTGERVFLVTGGGTGIGAATARLLRADGHHVVIAGRRPQLLHQVAAETGALAHPADVADPEAVCELVETTVKAYGRLDGVVLNAGIGRGGAVGDTEVEDWEELIRTNLTGPFLLLRAALPHLLKTRGAVVAVASVAALRNSVGNAAYATSKAALLHMCRSLAVDYGPQGLRANAVCPGWVRTEMADGRMARFAAEEELAGGVEEAYAEASRLTPARRPGDPAEVAAAIDWLLSPAASYVNGSVLTVDGGATAVGVGGAAFDYRIEARPPRP, from the coding sequence ATGACCGGTGAGCGAGTTTTTCTCGTGACTGGAGGGGGGACGGGCATCGGTGCTGCGACGGCACGGTTGTTACGGGCCGACGGACACCATGTCGTGATCGCCGGCAGGAGACCGCAGCTGTTGCACCAGGTCGCTGCCGAGACCGGAGCGCTGGCCCACCCTGCAGACGTCGCGGATCCCGAGGCCGTCTGCGAACTCGTCGAGACGACGGTGAAGGCCTACGGGAGACTCGACGGTGTCGTACTCAACGCCGGAATCGGGCGGGGCGGCGCGGTCGGCGACACCGAGGTCGAGGATTGGGAAGAGCTGATACGGACCAACCTCACTGGCCCGTTCCTGTTGCTGCGTGCCGCGCTGCCGCACCTGCTGAAGACCCGCGGTGCGGTGGTAGCGGTCGCCTCGGTTGCCGCGCTTCGTAACAGCGTTGGCAACGCCGCCTATGCGACGTCCAAGGCGGCCTTGCTCCACATGTGCCGCTCCCTCGCCGTCGACTACGGGCCGCAGGGGCTGCGGGCCAACGCGGTGTGTCCGGGCTGGGTGCGTACGGAGATGGCCGATGGCCGGATGGCGCGGTTCGCGGCGGAGGAGGAGCTGGCGGGCGGTGTCGAGGAGGCTTATGCGGAGGCGAGCCGGCTGACTCCCGCCCGTCGGCCGGGCGATCCGGCGGAGGTCGCCGCGGCGATCGACTGGCTGCTGTCACCCGCCGCGTCCTACGTCAACGGCTCCGTCCTCACGGTCGATGGCGGGGCGACCGCGGTCGGCGTCGGCGGTGCCGCCTTCGACTACCGAATCGAGGCGCGTCCCCCGCGCCCGTAA